A window from Acinonyx jubatus isolate Ajub_Pintada_27869175 chromosome E1, VMU_Ajub_asm_v1.0, whole genome shotgun sequence encodes these proteins:
- the SRCIN1 gene encoding SRC kinase signaling inhibitor 1 isoform X2, whose amino-acid sequence MSEAELPLGFSRMNRFRQSLPLSRSASQTKLRSPGVLFLQFGEETRRVHITHEVSSLDTLHALIAHMFPQKLTMGMLKSPNTAILIKDEARNVFYELEDVRDIQDRSIIKIYRKEPLYAAFPGSHLTNGDLRREMVYASRESSPTRRLNNLSPAPHLASSSPPPGLPSGLPSGLQSGSPSRSRLSYAGGRPPSYAGSPVHHAAERLGGAPAAQGVSPSPSAILERRDVKPDEDLAGKAGGMVLVKGEGLYADPYGLLHEGRLSLAAAAGDPFAYPGASGLYKRGSVRSLSTYSAAALQSDLEDSLYKAAGGGPLYGDGYGFRLPPSSPQKLADVAAPPGGPQPPHSPYSGPPSRGSPVRQSFRKDSGSSSVFAESPGGKTRSAGGSSTAGAPPPELFPGPGERPLVGFGPPVPAKDTETRERMEAMEKQIASLTGLVQSALLRGSEPETPSEKIEGSNGAGTPSAPCGSGSRSSGATPVSGPPPPSASSTPAGQPTAISRLQMQLHLRGLQNSTSDLRSQLQQLRKLQLQNLESLRALLKGTEAELSMRVSEAARRQEDPLQRQRTLVEEERLRYLNDEELITQQLNDLEKSVEKIQRDVSHNHRLVPGPELEEKALVLKQLGETLTELKAHFPGLQSKMRVVLRVEVEAVKFLKEEPQRLDGLLKRCRGVTDMLAQIRRQVDEGVWPPPNNLLNQSPKKVTAETDFNKSLDFEMPPPSPPLNLHELSGPAEGAPPTPKGNPTKGLDAAGKRSVDKAVSVEAAERDWEEKRAALTQYSAKDINRLLEETQAELLKAIPDLDCASKAHPGLAPTPDHKPPKAPHGQKAAPRTEPSGRRGSGMGADELTVPRYRTEKPSKSPPPPPPRRSFPSSHGLTTTRTGEVVVTSKKDSAFIKKAESEELEVQKPQVKLRRTVSEVARPASTPPIMASAIKDEDDEDRIIAELEVFERSSVSSLPPTPRRQLIPTLLAPQDLGPPGGSAQGPTWKAAPSPRAFCVPQIILTECIPNPPSPPEARPEESGHRTAPTPRPRTLTGSGRGWDGARALPEVVTKAAQPRSSLAPEKDGAAQKRLGTRSCVAEEGGAGVPCSWGPAPDGTLEPSTADSHTEETPKDTGQDVQPGSGEPRGQPAAGLGCTVRGATTQRMDSLEETLRELEATLSQMGAALAMGPPGSPPPLPPGPQSGGGSVPPMKVVTPGASRLKAVQGQAGSPDKGKHGKQRAEYMRIQAQQQETLTGSREGLSPAAPGGGGAGGLMSPLARCLRPFQGRACPGVWERAAASLCPPASAPLPLPALSPPLAGVGSSPLSSWPPSWILGPLPPEGETNSASAFQSCVWALVGSTDVSGEGEMWLPGGLGMTGLLSPLSDLVSGLGGRCMELTASPVGASALWPAVWPGQKVQGGPWA is encoded by the exons ATGTCCGAGGCGGAGCTGCCCCTGGGCTTCAGTAGGATGAACCGCTTCCGACAgagcctgcccctctcccgctctgccAGCCAGACCAAGCTGCGCTCACCAG GGGTGCTGTTTCTGCAGTTCGGGGAGGAGACTCGGCGCGTGCACATCACGCACGAGGTCAGCAGCCTGGACACGCTGCACGCGCTCATCGCGCACATGTTCCCGCAGAAGCTCACCATGGGCATGCTTAAGTCGCCCAACACCGCCATCCTCATCAAAGACGAAGCTCGCAACGTCTTCTACGAGCTGGAGGACGTCCG GGACATCCAGGACCGAAGTATTATCAAGATCTATAGGAAGGAGCCATTATACGCAGCTTTTCCTGGCTCACACCTTACCAACGGGGACCTCCGG AGGGAGATGGTGTATGCCTCGAGGGAGTCGTCGCCCACACGGCGTCTCAACAACCTGTCGCCGGCGCCGCACCTGGCGTCCAGCTCTCCGCCCCCGGGGCTGCCGTCCGGGCTGCCCTCGGGGCTGCAGTCGGGCTCGCCGTCGCGCTCGCGCCTCTCCTACGCCGGGGGACGCCCGCCCTCCTACGCTGGCAGCCCGGTGCATCACGCGGCCGAACGGCTCGGGGGCGCCCCCGCCGCCCAGGGCGTCAGTCCCAGCCCCAGCGCCATCCTGGAGCGGCGCGACGTGAAGCCAGACGAGGACCTGGCGGGCAAGGCGGGCGGCATGGTGCTGGTGAAGGGTGAGGGGCTCTACGCCGACCCCTACGGGCTGCTCCACGAGGGCCGCCTGAGCCTGGCCGCGGCAGCCGGCGACCCGTTCGCCTACCCGGGCGCCAGCGGCCTCTACAAGCGCGGCTCCGTGCGCTCGCTCAGCACCTATTCGGCCGCCGCGCTGCAGTCCGACCTGGAGGACTCGCTGTACAAGGCGGCGGGCGGTGGCCCGCTCTACGGCGACGGCTATGGCTTCCGCCTACCGCCCTCATCGCCTCAGAAGCTGGCCGACGTGGCGGCGCCCCCCGGAGGCCCCCAGCCGCCGCACAGTCCCTACTCGGGGCCGCCCAGCCGCGGCTCGCCGGTGCGCCAGTCTTTCCGCAAAGACTCAGGTTCTTCGTCGGTCTTCGCGGAGAGCCCCGGAGGCAAGACCCGCAGCGCGGGGGGCTCCTCAACGGCCGGAGCCCCGCCTCCCGAGCTCTTCCCCGGGCCTGGGGAGCGCCCGCTGGTTGGATTTGGGCCGCCGGTGCCAGCCAAGGACACGGAGACCAG AGAGCGCATGGAGGCCATGGAGAAGCAGATTGCCAGCCTCACGGGCCTGGTACAGAGTGCCCTACTACGAGGCTCGGAGCCTGAGACCCCCAG CGAGAAGATTGAAGGCTCCAATGGAGCAGGAACCCCGTCAGCAC CCTGTGGGTCAGGCAGCCGGAGCAGCGGGGCCACCCCAgtgtctggccctcccccaccctcggCCAGCAGCACTCCTGCGGGGCAGCCCACTGCCATCAGTCGTTTGCAAATGCAGCTGCACCTGCGTGGCCTACAGAACAGCACCAGTGACCTGCGCAGCCAACTTCAGCAACTTCGAAAGCTCCAG CTACAGAACCTGGAGTCGTTGCGCGCGCTGCTGAAAGGCACAGAGGCGGAGCTGAGCATGCGCGTGTCGGAGGCTGCGCGAAGGCAGGAGGACCCGCTGCAGCGGCAGCGCACCCTGGTGGAGGAGGAGCGGCTGCGCTATCTCAACGACGAGGAGCTCATTACCCAGCAGCTCAA TGACCTGGAGAAGTCGGTGGAGAAGATCCAACGGGATGTGTCCCACAACCACCGGCTGGTGCCTGGGCCGGAGCTGGAGGAGAAGGCGCTGGTGCTGAAGCAGCTCGGGGAGACCCTGACTGAGCTCAAGG CTCACTTCCCAGGCCTGCAGAGCAAGATGCGGGTAGTGCTGCGTGTGGAGGTGGAGGCCGTGAAGTTCCTGAAGGAGGAGCCGCAGCGCCTAGACGGGCTACTCAAGCGCTGCCGTGGGGTCACAGACATGCTGGCCCAGATCCGAAG GCAAGTGGACGAGGGTGTGTGGCCACCCCCCAACAATCTCCTGAATCAGTCCCCCAAGAAGGTGACTGCCGAGACAGACTTCAACAAGAGCTTGGACTTCGAAATGccaccccccagccctccacTGAACCTCCATGAGCTGAGTGGGCCCGCTGAGGGAGCCCCTCCTACTCCTAAGGGCAACCCTACCAAAGGCCTGGACGCTGCTGGCAAGAGAAGCGTGGACAAGGCTGTGTCTGTTGAG GCTGCCGAACGGGACTGGGAGGAGAAGCGGGCAGCCCTGACCCAGTACAGCGCCAAGGACATCAACCGGCTGCTGGAGGAGACGCAGGCAGAGCTGCTGAAGGCCATCCCTGACCTGGACTGTGCGAGCAAGGCCCACCCGGGCCTGGCCCCCACCCCTGACCACAAGCCCCCTAAGGCCCCCCACGGCCAGAAGGCAGCCCCCCGAACGGAGCCCAGTGGAAGGAGGGGCTCAGGTATGGGGGCAG ATGAGCTGACGGTGCCTCGATACCGCACAGAGAAGCCCTCCAAgtcgcccccgccgccccctccccgccggagcttcccctcctcccatggCCTGACCACCACGCGCACTGGGGAGGTTGTGGTCACCAGCAAGAAGGACTCGGCCTTCATCAAG AAGGCCGAGTCCGAGGAACTGGAGGTGCAGAAGCCCCAAGTGAAGCTGCGCCGGACCGTGTCCGAGGTGGCCCGCCCGGCCTCCACACCACCCATCATGGCCTCTGCCATCAAGGATGAGGACGACGAGGACCGCATCATCGCCGAGCTAGAG GTGTTTGAGAGAAGCTCAgtgtcttccctcccccccacgcCCCGCCGCCAGCTGATCCCCACCTTGCTGGCACCCCAGGACCTGGGGCCCCCTGGGGGCTCAGCCCAGGGCCCCACATGGAAG GCTGCCCCAAGTCCCAGGGCTTTCTGCGTCCCCCAGATCATCTTGACGGAGTGTAtccccaaccctccctccccaccagagGCCAGACCTGAGGAATCCGgtcacaggacagcccccaccccgCGACCCCGGACCCTGACTGGcagtgggaggggctgggatggTGCACGGGCCCTGCCAGAGGTAGTGACCAAGGCTGCCCAGCCCAGGAGCAGCTTGGCGCCTGAGAAGGACGGGGCGGCTCAGAAGAGACTGGGGACGAGGAGCTGCGTcgcagaggagggaggagccgGCGTCCCCTGTTCTTGGGGACCAGCCCCTGACGGGACTCTGGAGCCCTCCACTGCTGACAGCCACACAGAGGAGACCCCCAAGGACACGGGACAGGATGTCCAACCCGGCAGTGGGGAGCCCAGGGGCCAACCCGCTGCCGGCCTGGGCTGCACAGTGAGAGGCGCCACCACCCAGCGGATGGACAGCCTGGAGGAGACACTCCGGGAGCTGGAAGCCACTCTGAGCCAGATGGGCGCAGCCCTCGCCATGGGGCCCCctggcagccccccacccctgccacccgGTCCCCAG AGTGGTGGTGGCAGTGTGCCACCCATGAAGGTGGTGACTCCAGGGGCCTCTCGGCTGAAGGCAGTCCAGGGCCAGGCAGGCAGCCCCGACAAAGGCAAGCATGGCAAGCAGAGGGCCGAGTACATGAGGATCCAGGCCCAGCAGCAG GAGACCCTCACTGGGAGCCGAGAAGGTCTCTCCCCGGCTgctcctggaggagggggagccGGAGGACTCATGTCCCCACTGGCCCGATGCCTGAGGCCCTTCCAAGGCCGGGCCTGCCCTGGGGTGTGGGAGCGGGCTGCCGCGTCCCTTTGTCCTCCTGCTTCTGCTCCgcttcctctccctgctctcagccCCCCTCTCGCGGGGGTCGGGTCCTCCCCACTCTCCTCTTGGCCTCCCTCTTGGATTTTGGGCCCTCTGCCACCTGAGGGAGAGACCAATTCTGCATCTGCTTTTCAGTCTTGTGTTTGGGCTTTGGTGGGTTCCACTGACgtcagtggggagggggagatgtgGCTCCCAGGTGGGCTGGGAATGACAGGGCTGCTGTCACCTCTTTCAGATTTAGTCAGCGGGCTTGGGGGCAGGTGTATGGAATTGACAGCCTCACCTGTGGGTGCTTCTGCCCTTTGGCCTGCCGTGTGGCCTGGTCAGAAGGTGCAGGGTGGTCCCTGGGCCTAG
- the SRCIN1 gene encoding SRC kinase signaling inhibitor 1 isoform X1, protein MLSADDAEYPREYRTLGGGGGAGGGGRRFSNVGLVHTSERRHTVIAAQSLEALSGLQKADADRKRDAFMDHLKNKYPQHALALRGQQDRMREQVGGWTVDPVCLLSSLCSHLHGDSAPSGAGQPAQQPNYWSFKTRSSRHTQGAQPGLADQAAKLSYASAESLETMSEAELPLGFSRMNRFRQSLPLSRSASQTKLRSPGVLFLQFGEETRRVHITHEVSSLDTLHALIAHMFPQKLTMGMLKSPNTAILIKDEARNVFYELEDVRDIQDRSIIKIYRKEPLYAAFPGSHLTNGDLRREMVYASRESSPTRRLNNLSPAPHLASSSPPPGLPSGLPSGLQSGSPSRSRLSYAGGRPPSYAGSPVHHAAERLGGAPAAQGVSPSPSAILERRDVKPDEDLAGKAGGMVLVKGEGLYADPYGLLHEGRLSLAAAAGDPFAYPGASGLYKRGSVRSLSTYSAAALQSDLEDSLYKAAGGGPLYGDGYGFRLPPSSPQKLADVAAPPGGPQPPHSPYSGPPSRGSPVRQSFRKDSGSSSVFAESPGGKTRSAGGSSTAGAPPPELFPGPGERPLVGFGPPVPAKDTETRERMEAMEKQIASLTGLVQSALLRGSEPETPSEKIEGSNGAGTPSAPCGSGSRSSGATPVSGPPPPSASSTPAGQPTAISRLQMQLHLRGLQNSTSDLRSQLQQLRKLQLQNLESLRALLKGTEAELSMRVSEAARRQEDPLQRQRTLVEEERLRYLNDEELITQQLNDLEKSVEKIQRDVSHNHRLVPGPELEEKALVLKQLGETLTELKAHFPGLQSKMRVVLRVEVEAVKFLKEEPQRLDGLLKRCRGVTDMLAQIRRQVDEGVWPPPNNLLNQSPKKVTAETDFNKSLDFEMPPPSPPLNLHELSGPAEGAPPTPKGNPTKGLDAAGKRSVDKAVSVEAAERDWEEKRAALTQYSAKDINRLLEETQAELLKAIPDLDCASKAHPGLAPTPDHKPPKAPHGQKAAPRTEPSGRRGSGMGADELTVPRYRTEKPSKSPPPPPPRRSFPSSHGLTTTRTGEVVVTSKKDSAFIKKAESEELEVQKPQVKLRRTVSEVARPASTPPIMASAIKDEDDEDRIIAELEVFERSSVSSLPPTPRRQLIPTLLAPQDLGPPGGSAQGPTWKAAPSPRAFCVPQIILTECIPNPPSPPEARPEESGHRTAPTPRPRTLTGSGRGWDGARALPEVVTKAAQPRSSLAPEKDGAAQKRLGTRSCVAEEGGAGVPCSWGPAPDGTLEPSTADSHTEETPKDTGQDVQPGSGEPRGQPAAGLGCTVRGATTQRMDSLEETLRELEATLSQMGAALAMGPPGSPPPLPPGPQSGGGSVPPMKVVTPGASRLKAVQGQAGSPDKGKHGKQRAEYMRIQAQQQETLTGSREGLSPAAPGGGGAGGLMSPLARCLRPFQGRACPGVWERAAASLCPPASAPLPLPALSPPLAGVGSSPLSSWPPSWILGPLPPEGETNSASAFQSCVWALVGSTDVSGEGEMWLPGGLGMTGLLSPLSDLVSGLGGRCMELTASPVGASALWPAVWPGQKVQGGPWA, encoded by the exons CAGCCAAACTACTGGAGTTTCAAG aCCCGCAGCTCACGCCACACTCAGGGAGCCCAGCCCGGGCTGGCAGACCAGGCAGCCAAGCTGTCATACGCCTCGGCTGAGTCGCTGGAGACCATGTCCGAGGCGGAGCTGCCCCTGGGCTTCAGTAGGATGAACCGCTTCCGACAgagcctgcccctctcccgctctgccAGCCAGACCAAGCTGCGCTCACCAG GGGTGCTGTTTCTGCAGTTCGGGGAGGAGACTCGGCGCGTGCACATCACGCACGAGGTCAGCAGCCTGGACACGCTGCACGCGCTCATCGCGCACATGTTCCCGCAGAAGCTCACCATGGGCATGCTTAAGTCGCCCAACACCGCCATCCTCATCAAAGACGAAGCTCGCAACGTCTTCTACGAGCTGGAGGACGTCCG GGACATCCAGGACCGAAGTATTATCAAGATCTATAGGAAGGAGCCATTATACGCAGCTTTTCCTGGCTCACACCTTACCAACGGGGACCTCCGG AGGGAGATGGTGTATGCCTCGAGGGAGTCGTCGCCCACACGGCGTCTCAACAACCTGTCGCCGGCGCCGCACCTGGCGTCCAGCTCTCCGCCCCCGGGGCTGCCGTCCGGGCTGCCCTCGGGGCTGCAGTCGGGCTCGCCGTCGCGCTCGCGCCTCTCCTACGCCGGGGGACGCCCGCCCTCCTACGCTGGCAGCCCGGTGCATCACGCGGCCGAACGGCTCGGGGGCGCCCCCGCCGCCCAGGGCGTCAGTCCCAGCCCCAGCGCCATCCTGGAGCGGCGCGACGTGAAGCCAGACGAGGACCTGGCGGGCAAGGCGGGCGGCATGGTGCTGGTGAAGGGTGAGGGGCTCTACGCCGACCCCTACGGGCTGCTCCACGAGGGCCGCCTGAGCCTGGCCGCGGCAGCCGGCGACCCGTTCGCCTACCCGGGCGCCAGCGGCCTCTACAAGCGCGGCTCCGTGCGCTCGCTCAGCACCTATTCGGCCGCCGCGCTGCAGTCCGACCTGGAGGACTCGCTGTACAAGGCGGCGGGCGGTGGCCCGCTCTACGGCGACGGCTATGGCTTCCGCCTACCGCCCTCATCGCCTCAGAAGCTGGCCGACGTGGCGGCGCCCCCCGGAGGCCCCCAGCCGCCGCACAGTCCCTACTCGGGGCCGCCCAGCCGCGGCTCGCCGGTGCGCCAGTCTTTCCGCAAAGACTCAGGTTCTTCGTCGGTCTTCGCGGAGAGCCCCGGAGGCAAGACCCGCAGCGCGGGGGGCTCCTCAACGGCCGGAGCCCCGCCTCCCGAGCTCTTCCCCGGGCCTGGGGAGCGCCCGCTGGTTGGATTTGGGCCGCCGGTGCCAGCCAAGGACACGGAGACCAG AGAGCGCATGGAGGCCATGGAGAAGCAGATTGCCAGCCTCACGGGCCTGGTACAGAGTGCCCTACTACGAGGCTCGGAGCCTGAGACCCCCAG CGAGAAGATTGAAGGCTCCAATGGAGCAGGAACCCCGTCAGCAC CCTGTGGGTCAGGCAGCCGGAGCAGCGGGGCCACCCCAgtgtctggccctcccccaccctcggCCAGCAGCACTCCTGCGGGGCAGCCCACTGCCATCAGTCGTTTGCAAATGCAGCTGCACCTGCGTGGCCTACAGAACAGCACCAGTGACCTGCGCAGCCAACTTCAGCAACTTCGAAAGCTCCAG CTACAGAACCTGGAGTCGTTGCGCGCGCTGCTGAAAGGCACAGAGGCGGAGCTGAGCATGCGCGTGTCGGAGGCTGCGCGAAGGCAGGAGGACCCGCTGCAGCGGCAGCGCACCCTGGTGGAGGAGGAGCGGCTGCGCTATCTCAACGACGAGGAGCTCATTACCCAGCAGCTCAA TGACCTGGAGAAGTCGGTGGAGAAGATCCAACGGGATGTGTCCCACAACCACCGGCTGGTGCCTGGGCCGGAGCTGGAGGAGAAGGCGCTGGTGCTGAAGCAGCTCGGGGAGACCCTGACTGAGCTCAAGG CTCACTTCCCAGGCCTGCAGAGCAAGATGCGGGTAGTGCTGCGTGTGGAGGTGGAGGCCGTGAAGTTCCTGAAGGAGGAGCCGCAGCGCCTAGACGGGCTACTCAAGCGCTGCCGTGGGGTCACAGACATGCTGGCCCAGATCCGAAG GCAAGTGGACGAGGGTGTGTGGCCACCCCCCAACAATCTCCTGAATCAGTCCCCCAAGAAGGTGACTGCCGAGACAGACTTCAACAAGAGCTTGGACTTCGAAATGccaccccccagccctccacTGAACCTCCATGAGCTGAGTGGGCCCGCTGAGGGAGCCCCTCCTACTCCTAAGGGCAACCCTACCAAAGGCCTGGACGCTGCTGGCAAGAGAAGCGTGGACAAGGCTGTGTCTGTTGAG GCTGCCGAACGGGACTGGGAGGAGAAGCGGGCAGCCCTGACCCAGTACAGCGCCAAGGACATCAACCGGCTGCTGGAGGAGACGCAGGCAGAGCTGCTGAAGGCCATCCCTGACCTGGACTGTGCGAGCAAGGCCCACCCGGGCCTGGCCCCCACCCCTGACCACAAGCCCCCTAAGGCCCCCCACGGCCAGAAGGCAGCCCCCCGAACGGAGCCCAGTGGAAGGAGGGGCTCAGGTATGGGGGCAG ATGAGCTGACGGTGCCTCGATACCGCACAGAGAAGCCCTCCAAgtcgcccccgccgccccctccccgccggagcttcccctcctcccatggCCTGACCACCACGCGCACTGGGGAGGTTGTGGTCACCAGCAAGAAGGACTCGGCCTTCATCAAG AAGGCCGAGTCCGAGGAACTGGAGGTGCAGAAGCCCCAAGTGAAGCTGCGCCGGACCGTGTCCGAGGTGGCCCGCCCGGCCTCCACACCACCCATCATGGCCTCTGCCATCAAGGATGAGGACGACGAGGACCGCATCATCGCCGAGCTAGAG GTGTTTGAGAGAAGCTCAgtgtcttccctcccccccacgcCCCGCCGCCAGCTGATCCCCACCTTGCTGGCACCCCAGGACCTGGGGCCCCCTGGGGGCTCAGCCCAGGGCCCCACATGGAAG GCTGCCCCAAGTCCCAGGGCTTTCTGCGTCCCCCAGATCATCTTGACGGAGTGTAtccccaaccctccctccccaccagagGCCAGACCTGAGGAATCCGgtcacaggacagcccccaccccgCGACCCCGGACCCTGACTGGcagtgggaggggctgggatggTGCACGGGCCCTGCCAGAGGTAGTGACCAAGGCTGCCCAGCCCAGGAGCAGCTTGGCGCCTGAGAAGGACGGGGCGGCTCAGAAGAGACTGGGGACGAGGAGCTGCGTcgcagaggagggaggagccgGCGTCCCCTGTTCTTGGGGACCAGCCCCTGACGGGACTCTGGAGCCCTCCACTGCTGACAGCCACACAGAGGAGACCCCCAAGGACACGGGACAGGATGTCCAACCCGGCAGTGGGGAGCCCAGGGGCCAACCCGCTGCCGGCCTGGGCTGCACAGTGAGAGGCGCCACCACCCAGCGGATGGACAGCCTGGAGGAGACACTCCGGGAGCTGGAAGCCACTCTGAGCCAGATGGGCGCAGCCCTCGCCATGGGGCCCCctggcagccccccacccctgccacccgGTCCCCAG AGTGGTGGTGGCAGTGTGCCACCCATGAAGGTGGTGACTCCAGGGGCCTCTCGGCTGAAGGCAGTCCAGGGCCAGGCAGGCAGCCCCGACAAAGGCAAGCATGGCAAGCAGAGGGCCGAGTACATGAGGATCCAGGCCCAGCAGCAG GAGACCCTCACTGGGAGCCGAGAAGGTCTCTCCCCGGCTgctcctggaggagggggagccGGAGGACTCATGTCCCCACTGGCCCGATGCCTGAGGCCCTTCCAAGGCCGGGCCTGCCCTGGGGTGTGGGAGCGGGCTGCCGCGTCCCTTTGTCCTCCTGCTTCTGCTCCgcttcctctccctgctctcagccCCCCTCTCGCGGGGGTCGGGTCCTCCCCACTCTCCTCTTGGCCTCCCTCTTGGATTTTGGGCCCTCTGCCACCTGAGGGAGAGACCAATTCTGCATCTGCTTTTCAGTCTTGTGTTTGGGCTTTGGTGGGTTCCACTGACgtcagtggggagggggagatgtgGCTCCCAGGTGGGCTGGGAATGACAGGGCTGCTGTCACCTCTTTCAGATTTAGTCAGCGGGCTTGGGGGCAGGTGTATGGAATTGACAGCCTCACCTGTGGGTGCTTCTGCCCTTTGGCCTGCCGTGTGGCCTGGTCAGAAGGTGCAGGGTGGTCCCTGGGCCTAG